The following proteins are co-located in the Bosea sp. AS-1 genome:
- a CDS encoding polyhydroxyalkanoic acid system family protein translates to MAKPVSISISHDLGREAALNRLRGGIDRIRDRLGMVRMQLVEERWEGDSLHFGVAALGHTVHGRVDVEDALVRVEVTLPWMLAVFAEKLKIGVEKQGQVLLEKPKA, encoded by the coding sequence ATGGCCAAGCCCGTCTCGATCTCCATCTCCCACGACCTCGGCCGCGAGGCTGCGCTGAATCGCCTGCGTGGCGGCATCGACCGCATCCGCGACCGGCTCGGCATGGTCCGCATGCAGCTCGTCGAGGAACGCTGGGAGGGCGACAGCCTGCATTTCGGCGTCGCGGCGCTGGGCCACACGGTCCATGGCCGGGTCGATGTCGAGGATGCGCTGGTGCGCGTCGAGGTCACCCTGCCCTGGATGCTCGCCGTTTTCGCCGAGAAGCTGAAGATCGGCGTCGAGAAGCAGGGCCAGGTCTTGCTGGAGAAGCCCAAGGCCTGA
- a CDS encoding DUF4156 domain-containing protein gives MTMKPRFLILLPALLLGACAYQTSRSSIVVVTNTQGVIENCQKLGEVDGASGFGSVVPVDKNREMALTRLKIRGAEMGGTHVFSDIADIKWAGGKTTGTVYKCNPG, from the coding sequence GTGACGATGAAGCCGCGTTTCCTGATTCTTCTGCCCGCGCTTCTGCTCGGCGCCTGCGCCTACCAGACTTCGCGCAGCAGTATCGTGGTGGTGACCAACACCCAGGGTGTCATCGAGAACTGCCAGAAGCTTGGCGAAGTCGACGGTGCGTCGGGTTTCGGCTCGGTCGTCCCGGTCGACAAAAATCGCGAAATGGCGCTGACCCGGCTCAAGATTCGCGGCGCGGAGATGGGCGGCACCCATGTCTTCTCCGACATCGCCGACATCAAATGGGCCGGCGGCAAGACCACCGGCACCGTCTACAAGTGCAATCCGGGCTAG
- the iolB gene encoding 5-deoxy-glucuronate isomerase: MSHLRIRPKDKSGRVTHVTPESAGWTHVGFDLHRLKPGETVSAKTGDREACLVFVTGKGIATAGGADLGELGQRMSPFEGKPWSVYVPQGSNWSVTATTDLELAVCTAPGLNGGLPVRLIRPDDLGQEIRGKGSNTRHVTNILPENEPADSLLVVEVITPAGNTSSYPPHKHDQDDLPRESYLEETYYHRFNPPQGFGFQRVYTDDRSLDEAMAIEDGDVVLVPKGYHPCATCHGYDLYYLNVMAGPKRTWKFHNAAEHEWLLKS, translated from the coding sequence ATGTCCCATCTCCGCATTCGCCCCAAGGACAAGAGCGGCCGCGTCACCCACGTCACGCCGGAGAGCGCCGGCTGGACCCATGTCGGCTTCGATCTCCATCGCCTGAAACCGGGCGAGACGGTCTCGGCGAAAACCGGCGACCGTGAGGCTTGCCTCGTCTTCGTCACCGGCAAGGGCATTGCCACGGCAGGTGGAGCTGATCTCGGCGAGCTCGGCCAGCGCATGAGTCCCTTCGAAGGCAAGCCCTGGTCGGTCTATGTCCCGCAGGGCTCGAACTGGTCCGTCACCGCCACCACCGACCTCGAACTGGCGGTCTGCACGGCGCCGGGCCTGAACGGTGGGCTGCCGGTGCGCCTCATCAGGCCGGACGATCTGGGCCAGGAGATTCGCGGCAAGGGCTCCAACACCCGCCACGTCACCAACATCCTGCCCGAGAACGAACCGGCGGACTCGCTCCTGGTGGTCGAGGTCATCACGCCGGCCGGCAACACCTCCAGCTATCCGCCGCACAAGCACGATCAGGACGATCTGCCGCGCGAATCCTATCTGGAGGAGACCTACTACCACCGCTTCAACCCGCCGCAGGGCTTCGGTTTCCAACGCGTCTACACCGATGATCGCAGCCTCGACGAGGCCATGGCGATCGAGGATGGCGACGTCGTGCTGGTGCCGAAGGGCTATCACCCCTGCGCCACCTGCCACGGCTACGATCTCTATTATCTCAATGTCATGGCCGGCCCGAAGCGGACCTGGAAATTCCACAACGCCGCCGAGCATGAGTGGCTGCTGAAGAGCTGA
- the iolE gene encoding myo-inosose-2 dehydratase, which yields MIRIGANPIGWSNDDMLEIGGDIPLETCLKEAREAGFIGMELGNKFPREAAKLKPILEAHGHALVSGWYSTELLVRDVAAEMEAVKAHATLLRDMGCSVLIAAETSNAIHSDITRPLSARPVLPKNRWDEFGARYTHFAEAVKAEYGLQLVYHHHMGTVVQTEAEIDRFMGVTGPTVGLLLDTGHATWGGGDPARVARHWKARIHHVHCKDIREEVMWRSNREDWSFLESVLAGVYTVPGDGLIDYARVLKELQGYSGWIVVEAEQDPKKAEPATYAKLGHANLTRFIKEAGLA from the coding sequence ATGATCCGCATCGGCGCGAACCCCATCGGCTGGTCGAATGACGATATGCTGGAGATCGGCGGCGACATCCCGCTCGAGACCTGCCTGAAGGAGGCCCGCGAGGCCGGTTTCATTGGCATGGAGCTCGGCAACAAGTTTCCGCGCGAAGCTGCCAAGCTGAAGCCGATCCTCGAAGCCCATGGCCATGCTCTGGTCTCGGGCTGGTACTCGACCGAACTGCTCGTCCGCGACGTCGCGGCCGAGATGGAAGCCGTGAAGGCCCATGCGACGCTGCTGCGCGACATGGGCTGCTCGGTGCTGATCGCGGCCGAGACCTCGAACGCGATCCATTCCGACATCACCCGGCCGCTCTCGGCCCGGCCCGTCCTGCCGAAGAACCGTTGGGACGAATTCGGCGCGCGCTACACCCATTTCGCGGAAGCCGTGAAGGCTGAATACGGCCTGCAGCTCGTCTACCACCACCATATGGGCACGGTGGTGCAGACGGAGGCCGAGATCGACCGGTTCATGGGCGTCACCGGCCCGACCGTTGGCCTGCTGCTCGACACCGGGCACGCCACCTGGGGCGGCGGCGATCCCGCCCGCGTCGCCCGTCACTGGAAGGCACGCATCCACCACGTCCACTGCAAGGACATCCGCGAGGAGGTGATGTGGCGCTCCAATCGCGAGGACTGGTCCTTCCTCGAATCCGTGCTCGCGGGCGTCTACACCGTCCCGGGTGACGGCCTCATCGACTATGCCCGCGTGCTCAAGGAGCTGCAGGGCTATTCCGGTTGGATCGTGGTCGAGGCCGAGCAGGATCCGAAGAAGGCGGAGCCGGCAACCTATGCCAAGCTCGGCCACGCCAACCTGACGCGCTTCATCAAGGAAGCTGGACTGGCCTGA
- the iolD gene encoding 3D-(3,5/4)-trihydroxycyclohexane-1,2-dione acylhydrolase (decyclizing) encodes MTGTIRLTMAQALTRYLAAQMTEIDGQRLPIFGGVWAIFGHGNVAGLGEALWHERERLPTFRAHNEQAMAHAAIAYAKANMRRRFMAATTSIGPGATNLVTAAALAHVNRLPVLLLPGDVFANRIPDPVLQQVEDFGDGTVSANDCFRPVSRYFDRITRPEQIIPALARAMQVLTDPAECGPVTLALCQDVQAEAYDYPESFFAERVWTPRRPRPDRVELKAAAAALKAAKKPLIVAGGGLLYSGASDVLARFSAATGIPVCETQGGKSALPDDDALNMAAIGVTGTSAANRLAAEADLILAVGTRLQDFTTGSWALFGAAQKAIVGLNVQPFDAGKHRALPLVADAREGLAELTEAIGSWKAPESWTANAKAGKVEWRQEADMVTAATNAALPSDAQVIGAVQRTLGSDVILLHAAGGLPGELHKLWQAGAPGSYHAEYGFSCMGYEIAGGLGAKMARPDKEVVVMVGDGSYLMLNSEIATSVMLGLKLTIVLLDNRGFGCINRLQNATGGQSFNNLLKDARHETLPEIDFVQHAASMGAIAVKAASIAELEAALAQAKANPRTTVIVIDTDPLISTGAGGAWWDVAVPEVSERAQVRTARANYDERRKRQTIGN; translated from the coding sequence ATGACTGGCACGATCCGCCTCACCATGGCGCAGGCGCTGACGCGCTATCTCGCCGCGCAGATGACCGAGATCGACGGGCAGCGCTTGCCGATCTTCGGCGGTGTCTGGGCGATCTTCGGTCATGGCAATGTCGCAGGCCTCGGCGAAGCGCTCTGGCACGAGCGCGAGCGCCTGCCGACCTTCCGTGCCCATAACGAGCAGGCCATGGCCCACGCGGCCATCGCCTATGCCAAGGCCAACATGCGCCGCCGCTTCATGGCCGCGACCACCTCGATCGGCCCCGGCGCGACCAATCTCGTCACGGCCGCGGCGCTCGCCCATGTCAACCGCCTGCCGGTGCTGCTGCTGCCGGGCGACGTCTTCGCCAACCGCATTCCCGATCCCGTCCTGCAGCAGGTCGAGGATTTCGGCGACGGCACCGTCTCGGCGAATGACTGCTTCCGGCCGGTGTCGCGCTATTTCGACCGCATCACCCGGCCCGAGCAGATCATTCCCGCGCTCGCCCGCGCCATGCAGGTGCTGACCGACCCCGCCGAGTGCGGCCCCGTCACGCTCGCGCTCTGCCAGGACGTGCAGGCCGAGGCTTATGATTATCCCGAGAGCTTCTTCGCCGAACGCGTCTGGACACCGCGTCGACCGCGGCCGGACCGCGTCGAGCTGAAGGCTGCAGCCGCAGCCTTGAAGGCTGCAAAGAAGCCGCTGATCGTCGCCGGCGGCGGCCTGCTCTATTCCGGCGCCAGCGACGTGCTTGCTCGCTTCTCGGCCGCCACCGGCATCCCCGTCTGCGAGACGCAAGGCGGCAAATCCGCCCTGCCCGACGACGACGCTCTCAACATGGCCGCCATCGGCGTCACCGGTACCAGCGCGGCCAACCGCCTCGCCGCCGAGGCGGACCTCATCCTCGCGGTGGGCACGCGCCTGCAGGACTTCACCACCGGCTCCTGGGCGCTGTTCGGTGCTGCGCAGAAGGCGATCGTCGGCCTCAACGTCCAGCCTTTCGATGCCGGCAAGCATCGTGCCCTGCCGCTGGTCGCCGATGCCCGCGAGGGGCTGGCCGAGTTGACTGAGGCCATCGGCAGCTGGAAGGCGCCGGAGAGCTGGACCGCCAATGCCAAGGCCGGCAAGGTCGAGTGGCGCCAGGAGGCGGACATGGTGACCGCCGCCACGAACGCCGCTCTGCCTTCTGACGCGCAGGTCATCGGCGCGGTGCAGCGCACGCTCGGCTCCGATGTCATTCTTCTTCACGCCGCCGGCGGCTTGCCCGGCGAATTGCACAAGCTCTGGCAAGCCGGCGCGCCCGGCTCCTACCACGCCGAATACGGCTTCTCCTGCATGGGCTACGAGATCGCCGGCGGGCTCGGCGCCAAGATGGCGCGGCCCGACAAGGAGGTCGTCGTCATGGTCGGCGACGGCTCCTACCTGATGCTCAATTCCGAGATCGCGACCTCGGTGATGCTGGGCCTCAAGCTCACCATCGTCCTGCTCGACAATCGGGGCTTCGGTTGCATCAACCGTCTCCAGAACGCGACCGGCGGCCAGAGCTTCAACAACCTGCTCAAGGACGCCCGGCACGAGACCCTGCCGGAGATCGACTTCGTCCAGCATGCCGCCAGCATGGGCGCGATCGCGGTGAAAGCAGCCTCGATCGCCGAGCTGGAAGCCGCTCTGGCGCAAGCGAAGGCCAATCCCCGCACGACCGTCATCGTGATCGACACCGACCCGCTGATCTCGACGGGAGCCGGCGGCGCCTGGTGGGATGTCGCGGTGCCCGAGGTCAGCGAGCGCGCGCAGGTGCGTACGGCGCGGGCGAATTACGACGAACGACGCAAGCGTCAGACTATCGGCAACTGA
- the iolC gene encoding 5-dehydro-2-deoxygluconokinase — protein MTGPLSGSTQALDVITIGRASVDLYGQQIGSRLEDVTSFAKSVGGCPANIAIGTARLGLRSALLTRVGNEQFGRFLREQLAREGVNLDGLKTDPERLTALAILSVESDTSFPLLFYRDNCADIALEEGDIDPAFIARARAVVVTGTHFARPKPEAAQRKAMKLMRENGGKVVLDIDYRPNLWGLAGHDAGDNRYIASQAVSERMKTVLPGCDLIVGTEEEVLIASGESELLAALKTIRSLTPATIVLKRGPMGCIVYEGAISDDLEDGIVGKGFPIEVYNVLGAGDAFMSGFLRGWLGGESLQTAATWANACGAFAVSRLLCSPESPTFEELQYFLEHGSPHRALRKDEDINHIHWATTRRRDIPSLMAFACDHRSQLDELATKLGAAPSRIRDFKVLAVKAAARVADGRPGYGMLLDEKHGREAMFEFARHPFTWLGRPVELPGSRPLRFETSQDVGSLLPEWPVDHCIKALCFYHPDDASELKREQQEKLRGLFEAARKVGRELLIEIIAGKNGPLGPDTVARALEELYALGIKPDWWKLEPQSSPAAWAAIEKTIAKHDPWCRGVLLLGLDAPAEELEAGFAATAGAPIVKGFAVGRTIFMNAAEGWLSGKLDDEAAIADMAKRFETLTGLWLATRGRKAA, from the coding sequence ATGACGGGACCGCTCAGCGGATCGACGCAGGCGCTCGACGTCATCACCATCGGCCGCGCCTCGGTCGATCTCTACGGCCAGCAGATCGGCTCGCGGCTGGAAGACGTCACCTCATTCGCCAAATCGGTCGGAGGCTGTCCGGCGAACATCGCCATCGGCACGGCCCGGCTCGGCCTGCGCTCGGCGCTCCTGACCCGCGTCGGCAACGAGCAGTTCGGCCGCTTCCTGCGCGAGCAGCTGGCCCGCGAAGGCGTGAACCTAGACGGCCTCAAGACTGACCCCGAACGATTGACCGCGCTCGCCATCCTCTCGGTCGAGAGCGACACATCCTTCCCGTTGCTGTTCTATCGCGACAATTGCGCCGATATCGCACTGGAGGAAGGCGATATCGACCCCGCTTTCATCGCCCGGGCGCGGGCCGTCGTCGTCACCGGGACGCATTTCGCCCGTCCGAAGCCGGAGGCCGCCCAGCGCAAGGCGATGAAGCTGATGCGCGAGAACGGCGGCAAGGTCGTGCTCGACATCGACTATCGCCCCAATCTCTGGGGCCTCGCCGGCCACGATGCCGGCGACAACCGCTATATCGCCTCGCAGGCCGTCTCCGAGCGGATGAAGACGGTCCTGCCTGGCTGCGACCTCATCGTGGGCACCGAAGAGGAGGTGCTGATCGCCTCGGGCGAGAGCGAATTGCTGGCGGCACTGAAGACGATCCGCTCGCTGACGCCGGCGACCATCGTGCTCAAGCGCGGCCCGATGGGCTGCATCGTCTATGAAGGCGCGATCTCCGACGATCTGGAGGATGGCATCGTCGGAAAGGGCTTCCCGATCGAGGTCTATAACGTGCTCGGCGCCGGCGACGCCTTCATGTCCGGCTTCCTGCGCGGCTGGCTCGGCGGCGAAAGCCTGCAGACCGCAGCGACCTGGGCCAATGCCTGCGGCGCCTTCGCCGTCTCCCGCCTGCTCTGCTCGCCGGAGAGCCCGACTTTCGAGGAGCTGCAATATTTCCTCGAGCACGGCAGCCCACACCGGGCGCTCCGCAAGGACGAGGACATCAACCACATTCATTGGGCGACGACGCGCCGCCGCGACATCCCCTCGCTGATGGCCTTCGCCTGCGACCACCGCAGCCAGCTGGACGAGCTCGCCACGAAACTCGGCGCCGCCCCGTCCCGCATCCGCGACTTCAAGGTACTCGCGGTCAAGGCGGCCGCCCGCGTCGCGGATGGCCGCCCTGGCTACGGCATGCTGCTCGACGAAAAACACGGCCGCGAGGCGATGTTCGAATTCGCCCGCCATCCCTTCACCTGGCTCGGCCGCCCGGTCGAGCTGCCGGGCTCGCGCCCCTTGCGCTTCGAGACCAGCCAGGATGTCGGGTCGCTCCTGCCGGAATGGCCGGTCGATCACTGCATCAAGGCGCTCTGCTTCTACCATCCGGACGATGCGTCCGAGCTGAAGCGCGAGCAGCAGGAGAAACTGCGCGGCCTGTTCGAGGCGGCGCGCAAGGTCGGCCGTGAATTGCTGATCGAGATCATCGCCGGCAAGAACGGCCCGCTTGGCCCGGACACGGTCGCCCGCGCGCTGGAAGAACTCTACGCGCTTGGCATCAAGCCTGACTGGTGGAAGCTGGAGCCGCAGTCTTCCCCAGCCGCCTGGGCCGCGATCGAGAAGACCATCGCAAAGCACGACCCCTGGTGCCGTGGCGTCCTGTTGCTCGGGCTCGATGCCCCGGCCGAGGAGCTGGAGGCCGGTTTCGCGGCGACGGCTGGCGCCCCCATCGTCAAGGGCTTTGCCGTCGGCCGCACCATCTTCATGAACGCCGCCGAAGGCTGGCTTTCCGGCAAGCTCGACGACGAGGCCGCCATCGCCGACATGGCGAAGCGCTTCGAGACGCTGACCGGTCTCTGGCTTGCCACGCGCGGCCGGAAAGCAGCATAG
- a CDS encoding MurR/RpiR family transcriptional regulator has product MSETATADLPRDFDGLRALILGQRESLPKRIAQIAAYALDNPDEIAFGTAASIAISAGVQPSTLIRFAQHLGFDGFTSLQVVFRERLRERNSSYEERLNTLRADEGAAGGNHRILDGFLTASRKSLDVMSRSLDEGTLDRAIEMLAGAETLYILARRRSYPVASYLAYALGKLGVRYQLVESAAGLDPEMIAFATPKDAVLVVSFSPYAPATVEDARGLAERGVPLVAITDSAFSPLANVAKLWFEVAEADFGGFRTLSSTMALAMALAVGIGEARRAGRGRGKRRGRG; this is encoded by the coding sequence ATGAGCGAGACGGCGACCGCAGACCTGCCGCGCGATTTCGACGGCTTGCGCGCCCTTATCCTCGGTCAACGCGAAAGCCTGCCCAAGCGTATCGCGCAGATCGCCGCCTATGCGCTCGACAATCCCGATGAGATCGCCTTCGGCACGGCCGCCAGCATCGCGATCTCGGCGGGCGTGCAACCCTCGACGCTGATCCGCTTCGCCCAACATCTCGGCTTCGACGGCTTCACCAGCCTGCAAGTGGTCTTCCGCGAGCGGCTGCGCGAGCGCAATTCGAGTTATGAGGAACGGCTCAACACCTTGCGGGCCGATGAGGGCGCCGCTGGCGGCAATCATCGCATCCTCGATGGCTTCCTCACCGCCTCGCGCAAATCCCTCGATGTGATGAGCCGCAGCCTCGACGAAGGCACGCTCGACCGCGCCATCGAGATGCTGGCCGGCGCCGAGACGCTCTATATCCTCGCCCGACGCCGCTCCTACCCGGTGGCGAGCTATCTCGCCTATGCGCTCGGCAAGCTCGGTGTCCGCTATCAACTCGTCGAATCGGCCGCCGGGCTCGACCCCGAGATGATCGCCTTCGCCACGCCGAAGGACGCCGTGCTGGTCGTCAGCTTCTCCCCCTATGCGCCGGCCACCGTCGAGGATGCCCGCGGGCTCGCCGAACGTGGCGTGCCGCTCGTCGCCATCACCGACAGCGCGTTTTCGCCGCTCGCCAATGTCGCCAAGCTCTGGTTCGAGGTCGCCGAAGCCGATTTCGGCGGTTTCCGCACCCTCTCCTCGACGATGGCGCTCGCCATGGCGCTTGCCGTCGGCATCGGCGAGGCCCGCCGCGCCGGCCGCGGCAGGGGCAAGCGGCGTGGCCGCGGCTGA
- a CDS encoding glucose 1-dehydrogenase — protein sequence MADRLKGKIAIVFGAGSSGPGWGNGKAAAVAYAREGAGVACIDLNRDAAAETAAIIASEGGKALALAADVTNLVSVEACIAETTKHFGRLDILHNNVGVTHMGGPVELSEQQFEASLQLNLGSVYRCAKAAIPAMLKGGGGAIVNISSLAAIRWTGYPYFAYYATKAAVNQATVALAMQYARQGIRANCIMPGLIDTPLIYKQISTQYASVEEMVAARNALVPLGQMGTAWDIANAAVFLASDEAKFITGVCLPVDGGQSCATAPLG from the coding sequence ATGGCCGACCGGCTGAAGGGCAAGATCGCCATCGTCTTCGGCGCCGGCTCCTCCGGCCCCGGCTGGGGCAATGGCAAGGCCGCGGCCGTGGCCTATGCCCGCGAGGGCGCCGGCGTCGCCTGCATCGACCTCAACCGCGACGCCGCCGCGGAAACAGCAGCCATCATCGCGAGCGAAGGCGGCAAGGCATTGGCGCTCGCTGCCGACGTCACGAATCTCGTTTCGGTCGAAGCCTGCATTGCCGAAACGACAAAGCATTTCGGCCGGCTCGATATCCTGCACAACAATGTCGGCGTCACCCATATGGGCGGGCCGGTCGAGCTGTCGGAACAGCAGTTCGAGGCCTCGCTCCAGCTCAATCTCGGCTCGGTCTATCGCTGCGCCAAGGCGGCGATTCCGGCGATGCTGAAGGGCGGCGGCGGCGCCATCGTCAACATCTCTTCGCTCGCCGCCATCCGCTGGACCGGCTACCCCTACTTCGCCTACTACGCCACCAAGGCGGCGGTGAACCAGGCGACGGTCGCGCTCGCGATGCAATATGCAAGGCAGGGCATCCGCGCCAACTGCATCATGCCCGGGCTGATCGACACGCCGTTGATCTACAAGCAGATTTCCACGCAATACGCCTCGGTCGAGGAGATGGTCGCCGCCCGCAACGCGCTGGTGCCGCTCGGCCAGATGGGCACGGCCTGGGACATCGCCAACGCCGCCGTCTTCCTCGCCTCCGACGAGGCCAAGTTCATCACCGGGGTCTGCCTGCCGGTCGATGGCGGCCAGAGCTGCGCGACCGCGCCGCTGGGCTGA
- a CDS encoding TRAP transporter substrate-binding protein, translated as MTISRRSLLKATAAASAIGTFHIGRANAQSAEFTYKYANNLPVAHPMNMRANEAVAKIKEETKGRVEIQIFPNNQLGSDTDMLSQVRSGGVEFFTLSPLILSTLVANASLSGIGFAFPNYDAVWKAMDGELGTYVRGQINKANLVVMDKIWDNGFRQITSSKGPVATPDDLKGFKIRVPVSPLWTSMFTAFQSAPASINFAEVYTALQTKIVDGQENPLAIISTAKLFEVQKYLSLTNHMWDGFWFLANRRAWEKLPEDLRAIVAKNINAAALLERDDVAKLNAGLQGELQSKGMVINETKADAFRDALRKAGFYAEWKKKYGDEAWGILEKAVGSSLS; from the coding sequence ATGACCATCTCACGCCGCAGCCTGCTCAAGGCGACAGCCGCCGCCTCCGCGATCGGCACGTTCCACATCGGCCGCGCCAACGCGCAGAGCGCCGAGTTCACCTACAAATACGCCAACAACCTGCCCGTCGCGCACCCGATGAACATGCGCGCCAACGAGGCGGTGGCGAAGATCAAGGAAGAGACCAAGGGCCGCGTCGAGATCCAGATCTTCCCGAACAACCAGCTTGGCTCCGACACCGACATGCTGAGCCAGGTCCGCTCGGGCGGCGTCGAGTTCTTCACGCTGTCGCCGCTGATCCTGTCGACGCTGGTTGCCAACGCCTCGCTCTCCGGCATCGGCTTCGCCTTCCCGAACTACGACGCGGTCTGGAAGGCGATGGACGGCGAGCTCGGGACCTACGTCCGCGGCCAGATCAACAAGGCCAACCTCGTCGTCATGGACAAGATCTGGGACAACGGCTTCCGCCAGATCACCTCGTCCAAGGGCCCGGTCGCCACGCCCGACGACCTCAAGGGCTTCAAGATCCGCGTGCCGGTCTCGCCGCTCTGGACCTCGATGTTCACCGCCTTCCAGTCGGCCCCGGCCTCGATCAACTTCGCCGAGGTCTACACCGCGCTGCAGACCAAGATCGTCGACGGACAGGAGAACCCGCTCGCCATCATCTCGACGGCCAAGCTCTTCGAGGTGCAGAAGTATCTCTCGCTGACCAACCACATGTGGGACGGCTTCTGGTTCCTGGCCAACCGCCGCGCCTGGGAGAAGCTGCCCGAGGACCTGCGCGCCATCGTCGCCAAGAACATCAACGCCGCGGCGCTGCTGGAGCGTGACGACGTCGCCAAGCTCAATGCCGGGCTTCAGGGCGAGTTGCAGTCGAAGGGCATGGTCATCAACGAGACCAAGGCCGATGCCTTCCGCGACGCGCTGCGCAAGGCCGGCTTCTACGCCGAGTGGAAGAAGAAGTACGGCGACGAGGCCTGGGGCATCCTGGAGAAGGCCGTTGGCAGCTCACTGAGCTGA
- a CDS encoding TRAP transporter large permease subunit codes for MVDVVDTLTIPENLSENEGARPGSPIMRPVEFVAAALVAFIICVLLLGVTSRYVFSLPFVWVDEVASISFIWLAMLGSAIAIDRNEHLRLTLFVGMMPERLRGFVETLALVSVTAFLAAMVDPAIEYAVEESYVTSAALNIPNSWRVSAIAVGIVLMGLLTLRYLFKTARLSDLALAGLVVGGAGLAFWLLGPALKGLGYFNILIFLIGVVALCLIAGVPIAFCFGLGTLCFLAFSTSVPLIVMVGRMDEGMSSIILLSVPIFVLLGCILDATGMGKAIVDFLASMLGHVRAGMSYVLLGSLFLVSGISGSKVSDMATVAPALFPEMKRRGYKPKDLIALLSTGAAMADTVPPSIVLIVLGSVAGVSIAGLFNAGFVIAGVLLLALAGLARWKAMAEDMKDVRRAPFAVIGKTALVAGPALVLPFIIRAAVGGGVATATEVSTIAVLYALIIGIVLYGGIGVQKFYRMLVETAALSGAILMILGTALAMAWALTQTGFARDLATFMANLPGGWLTFMAVTIVVFMILGCVLEGLPAIVLMAPLMFPIAKNLGINDVHYSMVVVTAMNIGLMTPPIGIGFYIACKIGNVSPDEAMGAIWPYLIALLVGLVVIALVPGLSTWVL; via the coding sequence ATGGTCGACGTCGTCGATACGCTGACGATCCCCGAGAATCTGAGCGAGAACGAAGGCGCGCGCCCCGGCTCCCCGATCATGCGCCCGGTCGAATTCGTCGCCGCCGCCCTCGTCGCCTTCATCATCTGCGTGCTGCTGCTCGGCGTCACCTCGCGCTATGTCTTCTCGCTGCCCTTCGTCTGGGTCGACGAGGTCGCCTCGATCTCCTTCATCTGGCTCGCCATGCTGGGCTCGGCCATCGCCATCGACCGCAATGAGCACCTGCGGCTGACGCTCTTCGTCGGCATGATGCCGGAGCGGCTGCGCGGCTTCGTCGAGACGCTCGCCCTCGTCTCCGTCACCGCCTTCCTCGCGGCGATGGTCGATCCGGCGATCGAGTATGCCGTCGAGGAGAGCTATGTCACCTCGGCCGCGCTCAACATTCCCAATAGCTGGCGCGTCTCCGCCATCGCCGTCGGCATCGTGCTGATGGGGCTGCTCACCCTGCGCTACCTGTTCAAGACGGCGCGCCTCTCCGATCTCGCCCTCGCGGGCCTGGTCGTCGGCGGCGCCGGCCTCGCCTTCTGGCTGCTCGGGCCAGCGCTGAAGGGGCTCGGCTATTTCAACATCCTGATCTTCCTGATCGGCGTGGTCGCGCTCTGCCTCATCGCCGGCGTGCCGATCGCGTTCTGCTTCGGGCTCGGCACGCTCTGCTTCCTCGCCTTCTCCACCAGCGTTCCGCTGATCGTCATGGTCGGGCGCATGGACGAAGGCATGTCGAGCATCATCCTGCTCTCGGTGCCGATCTTCGTGCTGCTTGGCTGCATTCTCGATGCCACCGGCATGGGCAAGGCGATCGTCGACTTCCTCGCCTCGATGCTCGGGCATGTTCGCGCCGGCATGTCCTATGTGCTGCTCGGCTCGCTCTTCCTGGTCTCGGGCATCTCCGGTTCGAAGGTCTCGGACATGGCGACGGTCGCGCCCGCCCTGTTCCCGGAGATGAAGCGCCGCGGCTACAAGCCCAAGGACCTGATCGCGCTGCTCTCCACCGGCGCGGCGATGGCCGACACGGTACCCCCCTCGATCGTGCTGATCGTGCTCGGCTCCGTCGCCGGTGTCTCGATCGCGGGCCTGTTCAACGCCGGCTTCGTCATCGCCGGCGTGCTGCTCCTCGCACTCGCCGGCCTCGCCCGCTGGAAGGCGATGGCGGAGGACATGAAGGACGTGCGCCGCGCACCCTTTGCCGTCATCGGCAAGACGGCGCTGGTCGCGGGCCCGGCCCTTGTCCTGCCCTTCATCATCCGCGCCGCGGTCGGCGGTGGTGTCGCCACCGCGACCGAGGTCTCGACCATCGCCGTGCTCTATGCGCTGATCATCGGCATCGTGCTCTATGGCGGCATCGGCGTGCAGAAATTCTACCGGATGCTGGTCGAGACGGCTGCGCTCTCCGGTGCGATCCTGATGATCCTCGGCACGGCGCTGGCCATGGCCTGGGCCCTGACCCAGACCGGCTTCGCCCGGGACCTCGCCACCTTCATGGCGAACCTGCCCGGCGGCTGGCTCACTTTCATGGCGGTCACTATCGTCGTCTTCATGATCCTCGGCTGCGTGCTCGAGGGCCTGCCGGCGATCGTGCTGATGGCGCCGCTGATGTTCCCCATCGCCAAGAACCTCGGCATCAACGACGTCCATTATTCGATGGTGGTCGTCACCGCGATGAATATCGGCCTGATGACGCCGCCGATCGGCATCGGCTTCTACATCGCCTGCAAGATCGGCAACGTCTCGCCGGACGAGGCGATGGGCGCGATCTGGCCCTATCTCATCGCCCTGCTCGTCGGCCTCGTCGTCATCGCCCTCGTCCCCGGCCTCTCGACCTGGGTGCTTTAG